The following proteins are co-located in the Lepus europaeus isolate LE1 chromosome 15, mLepTim1.pri, whole genome shotgun sequence genome:
- the LOC133774252 gene encoding TATA-box binding protein associated factor 11 like protein 2-like — MDRTCATLTDTGGGAGVPCEMPSSPWSLGATNSDGFPEDRDERFGELADPGEPESQDVPDSVTGHRDDSSFFPPAAKRPKTDSKEKERRPIAGKEEAQRMAVLLSSLSEEQLTRYALYRQSAFPRALIKSLMQSIAGRSMSQNVVITMAGLAKVFVGEVVEEALDVCEKWGEMPPLQPKHLREAVRRLNSKGRIPSTKYKKIRFF; from the coding sequence ATGGACCGGACCTGCGCGACGCTCACCGACACaggtgggggagcaggtgtgcccTGTGAGATGCCCTCCTCGCCCTGGAGCCTTGGGGCCACCAACTCTGATGGATTCCCAGAGGACAGAGACGAGCGCTTCGGAGAACTCGCAGATCCAGGTGAACCCGAGAGTCAGGACGTCCCAGATTCAGTGACAGGCCACAGAGACGACTCGTCCTTCTTTCCACCTGCAGCCAAAAGACCGAAAACGGATtccaaggagaaagagaggaggccCATTGCGGGTAAAGAGGAAGCTCAGAGGATGGCCGTCCTGCTGTCCTCTCTCTCCGAGGAGCAGCTGACCCGCTATGCACTGTATCGCCAGTCGGCTTTCCCGAGGGCACTCATTAAAAGCCTCATGCAGTCCATTGCGGGCAGATCGATGTCTCAGAATGTGGTCATCACCATGGCTGGTCTGGCCAAGGTCTTTGTTGGGGAGGTGGTGGAAGAGGCTCTGGATGTGTGCGAGAAGTGGGGAGAAATGCCGCCGCTGCAGCCCAAGCATCTGAGGGAGGCAGTCCGGAGGTTAAATTCCAAGGGCCGGATCCCCAGTACCAAGTACAAAAAAATCAGGTTCTTCTAG